A genome region from Gigantopelta aegis isolate Gae_Host chromosome 3, Gae_host_genome, whole genome shotgun sequence includes the following:
- the LOC121367100 gene encoding ribosomal biogenesis protein LAS1L-like has product MAAPNRQSVHATKVVPWLDRNEFLGVYSDLFSDDLQIRRYGVDKVAVWKSRVQQDLSIAIESSAALISVLCDHEEAQKAGTTRYLDDRLRSMYSMALIRFVNHVTQRGQTKYYAMPVHELALQCGIPLWIVRLRHDATHRNLPSLDLLYSGAILALQWLHSDFWISNLPETLTDQLDDDESANTVASRSRLRRIIQTFADARCRELQTSPDINSHEHELMVELQNCLTETNKKHLISSIMDDGHVFSNKYFDLLDINEEDVACSGLLLPAQLFNLWQPLLRTLNKLNLLSSLCEMMIRTLTNDSTLRNRLVAGWLLAVCRDGLGCKKLFNGRTLIPWKQLLLLCLQNPNQFTHSVTEILIKRTDKGQFHEKAELLRCLLSVYNTDAPITADYHHDGSTYSIGDISALAQPRRIGTGSEEHSSDPELSSVGGMWQLSHIHTKWSSIPFGVLPGQNLTYGSLELSGVDTDTGVTNADHSTEDRVGRREDFDMMDTLTDTEINNHNPWSLEHTETLKQTVVLF; this is encoded by the coding sequence ATGGCTGCGCCCAATCGACAATCTGTGCATGCGACAAAAGTGGTTCCATGGTTGGACAGAAACGAGTTTCTTGGTGTTTACAGTGATCTGTTCAGTGATGATTTACAGATAAGAAGGTACGGCGTTGACAAGGTAGCCGTATGGAAAAGCCGAGTTCAGCAAGACCTATCAATCGCGATTGAAAGTTCGGCAGCTTTGATTTCCGTTTTGTGTGACCACGAAGAAGCACAAAAAGCCGGAACCACAAGGTACCTCGACGACCGACTTCGCTCGATGTACAGCATGGCACTTATTCGGTTTGTGAACCACGTGACTCAGCGAGGCCAGACGAAGTATTACGCCATGCCGGTGCACGAGCTGGCGCTGCAGTGCGGAATCCCGCTGTGGATCGTGCGCCTGCGACACGACGCCACCCACAGGAACCTACCGTCACTCGACTTGCTGTATTCGGGCGCTATCTTGGCACTGCAGTGGTTGCATTCCGACTTCTGGATTAGCAATTTGCCAGAGACACTCACAGACCAACTGGACGATGACGAGTCGGCCAATACAGTTGCCAGCAGATCTCGTCTTCGGCGTATCATACAAACATTTGCAGACGCGAGATGCAGAGAGCTGCAAACATCTCCTGATATTAATTCACATGAGCACGAATTAATGGTTGAGCTACAGAATTGTCtgacagaaacaaacaaaaaacatcttaTTTCCAGCATTATGGATGATGGACATGTGTTTTCAAATAAGTATTTTGACCTGTTGGACATAAATGAAGAGGATGTTGCATGTTCAGGTTTATTGCTTCCTGCACAATTATTCAATTTGTGGCAGCCACTCTTACGCACGTTAAATAAATTGAATTTACTGTCATCATTGTGTGAGATGATGATACGTACACTCACCAACGATAGCACTCTCAGGAATCGCCTAGTCGCCGGCTGGCTGCTTGCAGTTTGCCGTGATGGTCTGGGCTGCAAGAAGTTGTTCAACGGACGTACTCTCATCCCTTGGAAACAGCTGCTTCTGTTGTGTCTTCAGAATCCAAACCAGTTTACCCACAGTGTTACTGAGATTCTTATTAAAAGGACTGACAAGGGACAGTTCCACGAGAAAGCAGAACTGCTCAGATGCCTGTTGTCTGTGTATAACACTGATGCTCCCATTACAGCCGACTACCATCACGATGGTAGCACCTACAGTATTGGTGATATATCGGCCCTGGCACAACCACGCAGAATAGGAACTGGTTCCGAAGAGCATTCTTCCGATCCAGAATTGTCCAGTGTTGGAGGTATGTGGCAGTTAAGCCACATTCATACTAAATGGTCCTCAATTCCGTTTGGAGTACTTCCAGGACAAAACCTCACGTACGGCAGCTTGGAGCTTAGTGGTGTTGATACCGACACTGGTGTCACAAATGCAGATCACAGTACTGAGGACAGAGTTGGCCGACGAGAAGACTTTGACATGATGGACACACTTACTGACACAGAAATTAACAACCATAATCCATGGTCTTTAGAACACACAGAAACATTGAAACAgacagttgttttgttttga